From a single Marinobacter sp. THAF197a genomic region:
- the hpf gene encoding ribosome hibernation promoting factor, which yields MQLNISGHHVELTPALKDYVNTKFEKLERHFDHISNCQVTLEVEKVRQMAEATLHVIGGDIHAKAESEDMYAAIDSLVDKLDRQILKHKEKNVDRMHGNG from the coding sequence ATGCAACTCAACATTTCAGGCCATCACGTAGAACTGACCCCTGCATTGAAGGATTACGTCAACACCAAGTTCGAGAAGCTGGAGCGTCACTTTGACCACATCAGTAACTGTCAGGTGACGCTGGAAGTTGAGAAGGTACGTCAGATGGCTGAAGCCACCCTGCATGTCATCGGTGGCGATATCCATGCAAAGGCAGAGAGTGAGGATATGTACGCCGCGATTGATTCGCTGGTGGACAAACTGGACCGCCAGATCCTCAAGCACAAAGAAAAGAACGTAGACCGGATGCACGGCAACGGCTGA
- the ptsN gene encoding PTS IIA-like nitrogen regulatory protein PtsN codes for MSDTSLTIDNILAPELTLCRVPASSKKRVLETIAEHIHHQDEILSDTEIFSNLVSRERLGSTGIGQGIAIPHCRLEGLDRVIGVLMTLEESIDFDAIDNQPVDLVFALIVPKEATSEHLELLSQLAEKFNDNGFCEQLRQCQDAASLYQRMTAAS; via the coding sequence ATGAGCGATACATCCCTGACCATCGACAACATTCTGGCTCCCGAACTGACGCTGTGCAGGGTGCCAGCCTCCAGTAAAAAGCGGGTACTGGAAACCATCGCAGAGCATATTCATCATCAGGATGAAATCCTCAGCGACACCGAGATTTTCAGCAATCTGGTTTCTCGCGAGCGGCTTGGCAGCACCGGTATCGGCCAGGGTATTGCCATACCCCATTGCCGGCTGGAGGGGCTGGACCGTGTGATCGGCGTGCTGATGACACTGGAAGAGAGCATCGACTTCGATGCTATCGACAATCAGCCGGTCGACTTGGTGTTTGCCTTGATCGTGCCCAAAGAAGCCACCAGTGAACATCTGGAGTTGCTAAGCCAGTTGGCCGAGAAATTCAACGACAACGGGTTCTGTGAACAGCTTCGCCAGTGCCAGGATGCAGCATCCCTTTACCAGCGCATGACCGCGGCATCCTGA
- a CDS encoding HPr family phosphocarrier protein yields MICRPVTIINKLGLHARATAKLVATASGFDSQVRIRGKGRDVDAKNIMQVMMLAASQGTDIELVADGPDEQEAIEALVELIGDYFGEGG; encoded by the coding sequence ATGATCTGCCGCCCCGTCACCATCATCAATAAACTGGGCTTGCATGCCCGCGCCACCGCCAAGCTTGTGGCCACCGCCTCCGGCTTTGACAGCCAGGTACGAATCCGCGGCAAGGGCCGGGACGTGGATGCCAAGAACATCATGCAGGTGATGATGCTGGCTGCCAGCCAGGGCACTGATATTGAACTGGTCGCCGATGGCCCTGATGAGCAGGAAGCCATCGAGGCACTCGTAGAACTGATCGGTGATTATTTCGGCGAGGGGGGTTGA
- a CDS encoding RNA polymerase factor sigma-54 — protein sequence MVMKASLQLKMGQSLTMTPQLQQAIRLLQLSTLDLQQEIQQALESNPMLETSEDDDQSDTPDTDADTRDEHKDRDSDHDEPATEAASDWDENENGPDWASENDIPDNIPDDLPVDTAWDDIYQSAPAPASKGDDENESDFETRNSPAETLQDHLEWQLNLTPMSERDQAIAHALMDAVDERGYLTSAIEEIHSGLQDETEEDPLELDEVEAVLHRLQHFDPPGVFARDLQECLLIQLNQLPPDTPWLRQARLVVTQFLHLLGNRDYAQLLRRSRLKEDQLREVLALITSLNPRPGDVVDRAEPDYVIPDVIVRKHEGRWRVELNPEIAPRIRVNASYASLIRRADSSADNTYLRDQLQEAKWFIKSLQSRNETLLKVATRIVEHQQGFLDQGEEAMKPLILSDIAQAVEMHESTISRVTTQKYMHTPRGIFELKYFFSSHVSTAEGGECSSTAIRAMIKKLISEETPKKPLSDSKIAAMLGDQGINVARRTVAKYREAMHIPPSNERKRLV from the coding sequence ATGGTTATGAAAGCCTCATTACAGCTTAAGATGGGCCAGAGTCTGACCATGACGCCCCAGCTGCAACAGGCCATTCGCCTGCTTCAGCTTTCCACCCTCGACCTCCAGCAGGAAATCCAGCAGGCACTGGAATCCAACCCCATGCTGGAAACCTCCGAGGATGACGATCAGTCTGACACCCCCGATACGGATGCCGATACCCGGGACGAACATAAAGACCGGGATTCCGACCACGATGAACCAGCCACCGAGGCTGCCTCTGACTGGGATGAAAACGAAAATGGCCCGGACTGGGCTTCCGAAAACGACATCCCGGATAACATCCCCGACGACCTGCCCGTAGACACCGCCTGGGACGATATCTACCAGTCTGCACCGGCGCCAGCCAGCAAAGGGGACGACGAGAACGAGTCGGATTTCGAAACCCGCAATTCACCGGCCGAGACCCTCCAGGACCACCTGGAATGGCAGCTCAATCTGACCCCCATGAGCGAGCGTGACCAGGCAATCGCCCACGCCCTGATGGACGCTGTGGACGAGCGCGGTTACCTGACCTCAGCAATTGAGGAAATCCATTCCGGCCTGCAGGACGAAACCGAAGAAGACCCCCTTGAACTGGACGAGGTAGAAGCGGTCCTGCACCGGCTACAACACTTCGACCCGCCGGGCGTGTTCGCCCGGGACCTGCAGGAATGCCTGCTGATTCAGCTCAACCAGTTGCCGCCAGATACCCCCTGGCTTCGACAGGCCCGCCTGGTGGTTACCCAGTTCCTGCACCTGCTGGGCAACCGGGATTACGCGCAACTGCTGCGCCGCAGCAGACTCAAAGAAGATCAGCTGCGCGAAGTTCTGGCCCTGATTACCAGCCTCAACCCCCGCCCGGGTGACGTGGTGGACCGAGCGGAGCCGGATTACGTGATACCAGACGTCATCGTCCGAAAACACGAGGGCCGGTGGCGTGTTGAGCTCAACCCGGAGATCGCCCCGAGAATTCGGGTCAACGCCAGCTATGCATCGCTGATCCGTCGCGCCGATAGCAGTGCTGATAACACCTACCTGCGGGATCAACTGCAGGAGGCCAAGTGGTTCATTAAAAGCCTACAAAGCCGCAATGAAACGCTACTGAAAGTCGCCACCCGGATTGTTGAGCACCAACAGGGTTTCCTGGACCAGGGGGAGGAAGCGATGAAGCCGCTGATCCTCTCGGATATCGCCCAGGCCGTGGAAATGCACGAATCCACCATTTCACGGGTCACCACGCAAAAGTATATGCACACACCCCGCGGCATTTTCGAGCTGAAGTACTTTTTCTCCAGCCACGTCAGTACCGCTGAGGGCGGAGAATGTTCCTCCACTGCTATTCGTGCGATGATCAAGAAACTGATTTCAGAAGAAACTCCAAAAAAGCCGTTGAGCGATAGCAAGATTGCAGCCATGCTTGGAGATCAGGGCATCAATGTAGCCCGGCGCACCGTTGCCAAATACCGGGAGGCCATGCACATCCCTCCTTCAAACGAGCGCAAACGACTGGTTTAA
- the yjgA gene encoding ribosome biogenesis factor YjgA has product MSQSDNHPHHEELEEDFGPSKSQIKREMHALQDLGKQMLDLNDEQLASLDISDTLKAAIVESRRINQREARRRHLQYIGKIIRQEDDPEALARAIGAFNAGSEEHTRRHHLAERWRDRMISEGDKVVGEFIDYCPAADVQHLRNLVRNARKEVEKQKNTGQARKLFRALREWIDDAEQ; this is encoded by the coding sequence ATGAGTCAATCCGACAACCACCCGCACCACGAGGAGCTCGAGGAAGATTTCGGCCCGAGCAAATCCCAGATCAAGCGGGAAATGCATGCGCTCCAGGACCTGGGTAAACAGATGCTGGATCTCAATGACGAGCAATTGGCGTCACTGGACATCAGCGACACCCTGAAGGCTGCCATCGTGGAATCACGGCGCATTAATCAGCGCGAAGCACGCCGCAGACATTTGCAATACATTGGCAAGATCATCCGCCAGGAGGATGATCCGGAGGCACTGGCTCGTGCCATTGGTGCATTCAATGCCGGCAGTGAGGAGCACACCCGCCGGCATCACCTGGCCGAGCGCTGGCGCGACAGGATGATCTCCGAAGGCGACAAGGTGGTGGGGGAGTTTATCGATTATTGCCCGGCGGCAGACGTGCAGCACCTGCGCAACCTGGTTCGCAATGCCCGCAAGGAAGTGGAGAAACAGAAAAACACCGGCCAGGCCCGTAAACTGTTCCGGGCCCTCCGGGAGTGGATTGATGACGCAGAGCAGTAA
- the mgtE gene encoding magnesium transporter: MTDILEKSQARQRLRSLSEALDSGALKQVARILNGGLSPSDIAHLLESSPPRQRALLWNLVDKQLEGEVLQYLGDDIRAYFLSQLNAQELADIIEDFESDDLADLLQQLPDTVIQEVLDTMDEQDRQRVEEVLSYPEDTAGGLMNTDTITVRPDISIDVVLRYLRRHRNLPPMTDSLIVVSRRDEFIGMLPITRMLVSNPASTVREVMDTDIEPIPVTLSDTKVATLFERYDLISAPVVGDDNKLLGRITIDDVVDVIREDADHSLMSMAGLDEDEDTFAPVLKTTRRRAVWLGINVVTAFTSASVIGMFEETIQQVVALAVLMPIVASMGGIAGSQTLTLMIRGMAVGQVSNDNVKWLLNREFLATTLNGFLFALVVSAAAMVWFRDPTIGLVIAMALVINLTIASIVGTLLPLTLKRLNIDPALAGGVILLTTTDVVGFLSFLGLATYFYA, from the coding sequence ATGACCGATATTCTGGAAAAAAGTCAGGCCCGCCAGCGCCTTCGCTCCCTCAGTGAGGCCCTGGACAGTGGTGCGCTCAAGCAGGTTGCCCGCATCCTCAATGGCGGCCTGAGCCCCAGCGATATAGCCCACCTGCTGGAATCTTCCCCTCCCCGCCAACGCGCCCTGCTGTGGAACCTGGTCGATAAACAACTGGAAGGGGAAGTACTCCAATATCTCGGTGACGACATCCGCGCCTACTTCCTGAGCCAGCTGAACGCCCAGGAACTTGCAGATATCATTGAGGATTTTGAATCCGACGACCTGGCCGACCTGCTCCAGCAGCTGCCAGACACGGTGATCCAGGAGGTCCTGGACACCATGGACGAGCAAGACCGGCAGCGGGTAGAGGAAGTACTCTCCTACCCCGAGGACACTGCCGGCGGCCTGATGAATACGGACACCATTACGGTGCGCCCGGATATCAGTATTGACGTGGTACTGCGGTACCTGCGCCGCCACCGCAACCTTCCCCCCATGACCGACAGCCTGATTGTAGTCAGCCGGCGGGACGAATTCATTGGCATGCTGCCCATCACCCGAATGCTGGTATCCAACCCCGCATCCACGGTTCGTGAGGTGATGGACACTGACATCGAGCCGATTCCGGTGACACTGTCCGACACCAAGGTCGCCACCCTCTTCGAGCGCTACGACCTGATTTCTGCTCCGGTGGTGGGTGACGACAACAAGCTCCTGGGCCGGATCACCATCGATGACGTGGTCGACGTTATCCGGGAAGATGCGGATCACTCGCTGATGAGTATGGCCGGTCTGGACGAAGACGAAGACACGTTCGCACCAGTGCTCAAAACCACGCGCCGGCGAGCCGTCTGGCTCGGAATCAACGTAGTGACCGCTTTTACCTCAGCCTCTGTGATCGGTATGTTTGAGGAAACCATTCAACAGGTGGTCGCCCTGGCCGTACTGATGCCAATCGTCGCCAGCATGGGCGGCATCGCCGGCAGCCAGACGCTGACGCTGATGATTCGTGGCATGGCAGTGGGCCAGGTCAGCAATGACAACGTGAAATGGCTGCTGAACCGGGAATTTCTGGCAACAACGCTGAACGGGTTTCTGTTTGCCCTGGTGGTGTCCGCGGCGGCCATGGTGTGGTTCAGAGACCCGACCATTGGCCTGGTGATTGCCATGGCGCTGGTCATCAACCTGACCATCGCCTCAATCGTCGGCACCCTGCTGCCGTTAACACTGAAACGACTGAATATAGACCCGGCACTGGCCGGGGGCGTGATCCTGCTCACCACCACAGACGTCGTGGGCTTCCTTTCCTTCCTGGGGCTCGCCACCTATTTTTACGCTTGA
- a CDS encoding carbon-nitrogen hydrolase family protein — translation MTQVAAIQMVSSHNLAGNLAEAEALLRDAAAQGAKVAVLPENFAVLATAQMRECGRQESGGESVIRRFLSEQAERLGLWIVGGSMPLATRPDGSDVPDRVRASCIVYNDQGEEVARYDKIHLFDAMVEDSHGQYRESDTFEPGDRVVTVDTPAGRLGMAVCYDLRFPELFRALREQGAEWVCLPSAFTWQTGDAHWHPLIRARAIENQVWVVAPGQGGQNSERRKTYGHSLICDPWGRVVTELDEGPGLVVADLDMEKLNQVRARMPVWEHRRL, via the coding sequence ATGACCCAAGTTGCAGCGATTCAGATGGTCAGCAGTCACAACCTGGCCGGTAACCTGGCCGAGGCCGAGGCGCTGTTGCGTGATGCTGCCGCCCAAGGCGCGAAAGTGGCAGTATTACCTGAGAATTTTGCGGTTCTGGCCACCGCTCAGATGCGGGAGTGTGGTCGGCAGGAAAGTGGCGGTGAATCGGTGATCCGGCGCTTTCTTTCAGAACAGGCCGAGAGGCTGGGGCTATGGATTGTAGGTGGTTCCATGCCCCTGGCAACACGACCCGATGGTTCTGATGTTCCCGACAGGGTGCGTGCAAGCTGCATTGTTTACAACGATCAGGGCGAGGAAGTTGCCCGTTACGACAAAATTCACCTGTTTGACGCCATGGTCGAGGATTCCCATGGCCAATACCGGGAGTCGGATACCTTCGAGCCAGGTGACAGGGTGGTTACCGTGGACACTCCCGCCGGCCGGCTGGGGATGGCAGTGTGCTACGACTTGCGGTTTCCTGAACTGTTCAGGGCGCTGCGGGAACAGGGTGCCGAGTGGGTGTGCCTGCCCAGCGCCTTTACCTGGCAAACTGGAGACGCCCATTGGCACCCACTGATTCGAGCCAGGGCCATCGAGAACCAGGTTTGGGTGGTTGCCCCCGGCCAGGGGGGGCAAAACAGTGAGCGCCGCAAGACTTATGGCCACAGTTTGATCTGTGACCCCTGGGGCAGGGTGGTAACGGAACTGGATGAGGGCCCTGGCCTGGTTGTGGCAGACCTGGACATGGAAAAACTGAACCAGGTTCGGGCCAGAATGCCGGTCTGGGAGCACCGCCGCCTTTAA
- the rapZ gene encoding RNase adapter RapZ — MKLIIVSGRSGSGKSTALHVLEDLGFYCIDNLPIGLLFPLTREAAQQEAPGRLRKMAVSIDARNLSAELANFEQIYRQLRDAGVVVEIIFLDADEQSLLQRFHATRRKHPLSDDRTSLREAITNEKALLEPLSKLADLYINTTGMSMYELRDMVKQRVVGRKDQELALLFQSFGFKHGVPVDSDYVFDVRCLPNPYWDTSLRKYVGTDQPVIEFLEREPLTGQMVDDLIRFLDTWLPSFADSNRSYMTISIGCTGGQHRSVYVCEQLGQHFRTRYNNVQVRHTELPHLQARGEI, encoded by the coding sequence ATGAAACTGATCATCGTCAGTGGCCGATCCGGGTCCGGTAAGAGTACCGCGTTGCATGTGCTCGAAGATCTGGGTTTTTATTGCATTGATAACCTTCCCATCGGACTGCTGTTCCCGCTGACCCGGGAAGCGGCACAACAGGAAGCGCCGGGGCGGCTCCGGAAAATGGCCGTCAGCATCGACGCCCGCAACCTGTCTGCCGAACTGGCCAACTTCGAACAGATCTATCGCCAGCTTCGCGATGCGGGAGTCGTTGTCGAGATTATCTTTCTGGATGCCGATGAACAGTCCCTGCTGCAGCGGTTCCACGCCACACGCCGAAAGCACCCGCTGAGCGATGACCGTACCTCCCTCCGAGAAGCCATCACCAACGAAAAGGCACTATTGGAACCGCTGTCAAAACTGGCAGACCTTTACATCAACACCACCGGCATGTCGATGTATGAACTGCGCGACATGGTCAAACAGCGAGTGGTCGGTCGCAAGGATCAGGAGCTTGCACTGCTGTTCCAGTCATTCGGTTTCAAGCATGGCGTACCGGTCGATTCCGATTACGTTTTCGATGTGCGCTGCCTGCCCAATCCATACTGGGATACCAGCCTGCGCAAATACGTCGGTACCGATCAGCCGGTTATCGAGTTTCTCGAGCGGGAACCTCTCACCGGGCAAATGGTGGACGACCTGATCCGCTTCCTGGATACCTGGCTACCGTCGTTCGCCGACAGCAACCGCAGCTACATGACCATTTCTATTGGCTGTACCGGTGGCCAGCACCGTTCCGTCTATGTCTGCGAGCAACTGGGCCAGCACTTCCGCACCCGATACAACAACGTGCAGGTTCGTCATACTGAACTTCCCCATCTCCAGGCCCGAGGGGAGATCTGA
- the lptB gene encoding LPS export ABC transporter ATP-binding protein, with product MAVLRASNLAKSYKQKKVVLDVSLEIRSGEIVGLLGPNGAGKTTCFYMIVGLVPSDRGRITIDSQDITPLPMHGRARKGIGYLPQEASVFRKLTVRDNIMAILETRKGMKRPEREAKLEELLEEFHITHIRDSLGMALSGGERRRVEIARALAMEPAFILLDEPFAGVDPISVSDIKHIIRHLRDKGIGVLITDHNVRETLDICENAYIVSGGHIIASGNAEAILANQQVKEVYLGDEFHL from the coding sequence ATGGCAGTTCTCAGGGCCAGCAACCTGGCAAAAAGCTACAAACAGAAAAAAGTGGTTCTCGATGTGTCTCTGGAAATCCGGTCCGGAGAAATCGTAGGCCTGCTCGGCCCCAACGGCGCCGGGAAAACTACCTGTTTTTACATGATTGTCGGGCTTGTACCCTCCGACCGCGGCCGAATCACCATTGACAGCCAGGACATCACACCCCTGCCCATGCATGGCCGGGCACGCAAAGGCATCGGCTACCTGCCCCAGGAAGCCTCGGTATTCCGCAAACTTACCGTGCGCGACAACATCATGGCCATTCTGGAAACCCGAAAAGGCATGAAACGGCCTGAGCGGGAAGCCAAACTTGAGGAACTGCTCGAGGAATTTCACATCACCCATATCCGGGACAGCCTGGGTATGGCGCTGTCCGGTGGTGAACGGCGGCGCGTCGAAATCGCCAGAGCGCTGGCCATGGAACCTGCGTTTATTCTGCTGGATGAGCCCTTCGCCGGGGTAGACCCCATCTCGGTCAGCGACATCAAACACATCATCCGGCATTTGCGAGATAAAGGCATTGGTGTGCTGATCACCGATCACAACGTGCGGGAAACCCTCGATATTTGTGAAAACGCCTACATTGTCTCCGGCGGCCATATCATCGCCTCCGGCAATGCTGAAGCCATCCTGGCCAATCAGCAGGTCAAGGAAGTCTACCTGGGTGATGAGTTCCACCTGTAA